A portion of the Brevundimonas pondensis genome contains these proteins:
- a CDS encoding RsmB/NOP family class I SAM-dependent RNA methyltransferase produces MTPAARLAAAASVLDSIAHSRQPAEVVLKAWGAANRYAGSKDRRAIADRVYKVIRARGRLVWAMGGREDGRALVIGSLSLIDGLPLDEIEALHSGDGYGPRPLSKQERGRITSAPGELPGWVAAGLPEFVVEDFKITFGDRWTAEAHELMAPRAPIDLRVNLAKTTVEGVEAELAEAGLSPTRTPWSAAGLRLSAEPPPNVQALEAFKQGHIEIQDEGSQVACWLTGVQPGMTVVDYCAGGGGKTLGLAMLGQPVATKAAVAEAPAAPVAVWSPVGGDGQGAVVQPKPKAKPVVESGIRLFAYDVVQKRLDNIRPRLARAGVSADLRLLGQNGGGVEDLVRQADVVLVDAPCSGSGTWRRRPEDAWRLKPAEIERLHALQVQILGRAAELVKPGGRLVFVTCSMLRGENEATADAFEENNPAFSPLPVVEALKAANLTDAARERLGALAEGHRLRLSPASTGTDGFFAAVYERTA; encoded by the coding sequence TTGACCCCTGCAGCCCGCCTCGCCGCCGCCGCCTCCGTCCTCGACAGCATCGCCCACAGCCGCCAGCCGGCCGAGGTGGTGCTGAAGGCCTGGGGCGCCGCCAACCGCTATGCGGGGTCGAAGGATCGTCGCGCCATCGCCGACCGCGTTTACAAGGTCATCCGCGCCCGTGGGCGTCTGGTCTGGGCCATGGGCGGGCGTGAAGACGGCCGCGCCCTGGTCATCGGCTCGCTGTCGCTGATCGACGGCCTGCCGCTGGACGAGATCGAGGCCCTGCACTCGGGCGACGGCTATGGCCCGCGTCCGCTGTCGAAGCAGGAGCGCGGCCGCATCACCTCGGCGCCGGGCGAGTTGCCGGGCTGGGTCGCCGCGGGCCTGCCCGAGTTCGTGGTCGAGGACTTCAAGATCACCTTCGGCGACCGCTGGACCGCAGAGGCCCACGAGCTGATGGCGCCGCGCGCGCCCATCGACCTGCGCGTCAACCTGGCCAAGACGACGGTCGAGGGTGTCGAGGCGGAACTGGCTGAGGCCGGTCTGTCGCCGACGCGCACGCCGTGGTCGGCCGCGGGTCTGCGTCTGTCGGCCGAGCCGCCGCCGAACGTTCAGGCGCTGGAGGCCTTCAAGCAGGGCCATATCGAAATTCAGGACGAAGGCAGTCAGGTCGCCTGCTGGCTGACGGGCGTTCAGCCCGGCATGACCGTCGTCGACTACTGCGCCGGCGGCGGGGGCAAGACCCTGGGCCTGGCTATGCTGGGACAGCCGGTGGCGACCAAGGCCGCCGTGGCCGAGGCGCCCGCCGCCCCGGTCGCCGTCTGGTCGCCGGTCGGCGGGGACGGGCAGGGGGCTGTGGTCCAGCCCAAGCCCAAGGCCAAGCCGGTTGTCGAAAGCGGCATCCGCCTGTTCGCCTATGACGTGGTGCAGAAGCGCCTGGACAACATCCGTCCGCGCCTGGCGCGCGCCGGGGTGTCCGCCGACCTGCGCCTGCTGGGCCAGAACGGCGGGGGCGTGGAGGATCTGGTGCGTCAGGCCGACGTGGTGCTGGTCGACGCCCCGTGCAGCGGTTCGGGCACCTGGCGTCGTCGTCCCGAGGACGCCTGGCGTCTGAAGCCCGCCGAGATCGAGCGCCTGCACGCCCTGCAGGTCCAGATCCTGGGCCGGGCCGCCGAGCTGGTGAAGCCGGGCGGGCGTCTGGTCTTCGTCACCTGTTCCATGCTGCGCGGCGAGAACGAGGCCACGGCCGACGCCTTCGAGGAAAACAACCCCGCCTTCAGCCCGCTCCCGGTGGTCGAGGCCCTGAAGGCGGCGAACCTGACCGACGCGGCGCGCGAGCGTCTGGGCGCCCTGGCCGAGGGTCATCGCCTGCGCCTGTCGCCGGCCTCGACCGGCACCGACGGCTTCTTCGCCGCCGTCTATGAGCGGACGGCATGA
- the guaA gene encoding glutamine-hydrolyzing GMP synthase, which translates to MTAPHTHEAVLIVDFGSQVTQLIARRLREAGVYCEIHPFNKAGEALKAVSPKAIILSGGPNSTTDADSPKADHALFEAGVPVLGICYGEQTICAELGGKVESGHHREFGRAEIVITRESPLFAGIGAVDHRETVWMSHGDRVTAIPEGFHVIATSEGAPYAAIANEERKIYGVQFHPEVMHTPRGAVILKNFTHGIAGLTGDWTMAAYRDEQIAKIREQVGSAKVVCGLSGGVDSSVAAVLIHEAIGDQLTCVFVDTGLLRKDEAKQVTELFREHYNIPLVHVDASKEFLGELAGISDPETKRKTIGRVFIEIFDREAAKIEGAEFLAQGTLYPDVIESVSASGGPSAVIKSHHNVGGLPDFMKLKLVEPLRELFKDEVRALGRELGLTDAFVGRHPFPGPGLAIRIPGEITPEAVATLQDADAIYLEEIRKAGLYDDIWQAFAVLLPVKTVGVMGDARTYEKVLALRAVTSTDGMTADFYQFPWDILAKTATRIINEVRGVNRVVYDVTSKPPGTIEWE; encoded by the coding sequence ATGACCGCGCCCCATACGCATGAAGCCGTTCTCATCGTCGATTTCGGCAGTCAGGTGACCCAGCTGATCGCGCGTCGCCTGCGCGAAGCCGGCGTCTATTGCGAGATCCACCCCTTCAACAAGGCGGGCGAGGCGCTGAAGGCGGTGTCGCCCAAGGCCATCATCCTGTCGGGCGGTCCCAACTCCACCACCGACGCCGACAGCCCCAAGGCTGATCACGCCCTGTTCGAGGCGGGCGTGCCGGTGCTGGGCATCTGCTACGGCGAGCAGACCATTTGCGCCGAGCTGGGCGGCAAGGTCGAGAGCGGCCACCATCGCGAGTTCGGCCGCGCCGAGATCGTCATCACCCGCGAGAGCCCGCTGTTCGCCGGCATCGGCGCCGTCGATCACCGCGAGACCGTGTGGATGAGCCACGGCGACCGCGTCACCGCCATCCCCGAAGGCTTCCACGTCATCGCCACCTCGGAAGGCGCGCCCTACGCCGCCATCGCCAATGAGGAGCGCAAGATATACGGCGTGCAGTTCCACCCGGAGGTGATGCACACCCCCCGCGGCGCCGTGATCCTGAAGAACTTCACCCACGGCATCGCCGGCCTGACCGGCGACTGGACCATGGCCGCCTATCGCGATGAGCAGATCGCCAAGATCCGCGAGCAGGTCGGCTCGGCCAAGGTGGTCTGCGGCCTGTCGGGCGGCGTGGACAGCTCTGTCGCCGCCGTCCTGATCCACGAGGCTATCGGCGATCAGCTGACCTGCGTCTTCGTGGACACCGGCCTGCTGCGCAAGGACGAGGCCAAGCAGGTCACGGAACTGTTCCGCGAGCACTATAACATTCCGCTGGTTCACGTTGATGCGTCGAAGGAATTCCTCGGCGAGCTGGCCGGGATTTCGGACCCGGAAACCAAGCGCAAGACCATCGGCCGCGTCTTCATCGAGATCTTCGACCGCGAGGCCGCCAAGATCGAAGGCGCCGAGTTCCTGGCGCAAGGCACCCTCTATCCCGACGTGATCGAGAGCGTCTCGGCCTCGGGCGGCCCGTCGGCGGTGATCAAGAGCCACCATAACGTCGGCGGCCTGCCGGACTTCATGAAGCTGAAGCTGGTCGAGCCGCTGCGCGAACTGTTCAAGGACGAGGTCCGCGCCCTGGGCCGCGAACTGGGCCTGACCGACGCCTTCGTCGGCCGCCACCCCTTCCCGGGGCCGGGCCTGGCCATCCGCATCCCCGGCGAGATCACGCCGGAAGCGGTCGCGACCCTGCAGGACGCGGACGCCATCTATCTGGAAGAAATCCGCAAGGCCGGCCTCTACGACGACATCTGGCAGGCCTTCGCTGTCCTGCTGCCGGTCAAGACGGTCGGCGTCATGGGCGACGCCCGGACCTATGAAAAGGTTCTGGCCCTGCGCGCCGTCACCTCGACCGACGGTATGACCGCCGACTTCTACCAGTTCCCCTGGGACATCCTGGCCAAGACCGCCACGCGCATCATCAACGAGGTC
- a CDS encoding 5'-methylthioadenosine/S-adenosylhomocysteine nucleosidase (Enables the cleavage of the glycosidic bond in both 5'-methylthioadenosine and S-adenosylhomocysteine) has protein sequence MSDGRSEDIYGLTVLPVMAAPAEYGAALRARITPLMTGIGPVEGAIALTAALTRLEADDALPDLIVSLGSCGSRDLEHAAVYQASSVSYRDMDASPLGFEKGRTPLLELPAVLPLPCPIPGVPVATLSTGANVVSGAAYDAIDAEMVDMETFALLRVAQTFGVPLVALRGVSDGKSELTKLEDWTSTLHLVDANLAEAWDRLAEVLTTQGLAALADVPASRLDPDVFTRQEPAPSTPASDSEPS, from the coding sequence ATGAGCGACGGGCGCTCAGAAGACATCTACGGCCTGACGGTCCTGCCCGTCATGGCGGCGCCGGCGGAATACGGCGCGGCCCTGCGGGCGCGGATCACGCCCCTGATGACCGGCATTGGTCCGGTTGAGGGGGCTATCGCCCTGACCGCCGCCCTGACGCGGCTGGAAGCAGACGACGCCCTGCCGGACCTGATCGTCTCGCTGGGCTCGTGCGGATCGCGTGATCTGGAGCATGCGGCGGTCTATCAGGCCTCGTCTGTCAGCTATCGCGACATGGACGCCAGTCCGCTGGGGTTCGAGAAGGGCCGGACGCCGCTGCTGGAGCTGCCCGCCGTCCTGCCTCTGCCTTGCCCCATTCCCGGCGTGCCGGTCGCGACCCTGTCGACCGGCGCCAATGTCGTCTCGGGCGCCGCTTATGACGCCATCGACGCCGAGATGGTGGATATGGAGACCTTCGCTCTGCTGCGCGTGGCCCAGACCTTTGGGGTGCCTCTGGTCGCCCTGCGCGGGGTCAGCGATGGCAAGAGCGAGCTGACGAAACTGGAGGACTGGACCTCCACCCTGCATCTGGTCGACGCCAATCTGGCCGAGGCCTGGGACCGTCTGGCCGAGGTGCTGACGACGCAGGGCCTGGCCGCATTGGCCGATGTCCCGGCTTCGCGACTTGATCCCGACGTCTTCACCCGTCAAGAACCCGCCCCATCAACGCCCGCTTCGGATTCTGAGCCCTCATGA